The stretch of DNA GCCGGGCACTCGCGTCGATAGTGATCCCGCCTTGCGCGTCTGCAGCTGGCTGGCCGAGAAAGACGACGTCGAGCCCCAATTCGTGCAGCGGGCTCTGTTCGTAAAATATCCGCTGGAGGTCGCCGCCCTCTGGCCTACGCCATACGCCGCGGCGGAAGTTACTCCCGGTGAAGCTGTAGGCGGCCGTGTCGCCCGACTCCGTGAAGAAAGGTCGCGAAGACTGGGTCCACACCGCGAACCGGTCGTCGGTCCCCGGCGCCGGGTCCCCCGAGCGCGCGACCAGCTCCAACCCCGACACGGGCGTCTCCCGCCACCACCCAGAGCGCGTGTCGCCCGTGCCGCAGCAAACGCTGTCGGGGCCGCTGGAAAAAGCAAGGAAGCTAACGCGGCCTTGCTCGTTGAGCGTCGGCCCCTGCCGACCTTGGAAGAAATCATCGAAGACCGACTCGGTCCCCGGCGCGGGGGCGCCGGCGAGCACGACCGTCCGCAACCCACCGCTCGCCACGGCGTGTCCGCACGCCAGGAGTATCGCGGCCACGACCAATGATTGTCTTCTCATGAGCACATTCCTTCCGTCGAAAGGCCCGGAACGGCTATCCGAGTCTACGGTGGCGAAGTCTTTGCTTACCTCTCTTCTGCGGTCACGAGCACGCCGTTCTAACGGCTCTGCGCGAACATCCAGTCCCACAGGTATCGGCTCTTGTAGGTCTGGGTCCAGCTGTCGTGGTTGACCCCCGGGTACTCGGTGTAGATCGGGCGTCCGCCGGCGGCGCTGATCGCGGAGATCATCTCGCGCGAACGGACGACGGGGACGGCGCCGTCGGCGTCGCCGTGGAAGCACCACAGCGGGAGGCCCTTGAGCCGCTCGGCCCACGCCGGGTTGCCGCCGCCGCAGATCGGCGCCGCGGCCGCCCAGAGGTCCGGCTCGCGCGACGCGAGCTCCCACGTGCCGTAACCGCCCATCGAGAGGCCCGTGATGTAGAGACGCTTCGTGTCGATGGGGTGCATCTCGATCAAGTGATCGACCAGCGCGCGGACGGCGTGCATCGGCGCGGTGGGCTCATCGTCGATGCTCTCGGCGAGCGTTTCGTTGGTGGGCCGGAGCCGCAGCGACCAGACGATCGGCTCGTCGCTCTCGTTACCATCGGAATCGAGCTTGTTGCCGGCCGGGCACTGCGGCGCGAGGACGAACGCCCGGTGGCGGTCGCGGAACTCCGGCGTGACAAACGACGGCCCGCCGTGGATGAGCTGCCGCTGGTTGTCGTCGCCCCGTTCGCCAAAGCCGTGCAAGAACACCACCAGCGGCCGCTTCTCGACCGGGTCCACTTCCTTGGGCGACATCAACCGATAGGGCAACGTGAACCCGTCGTCGTCAAACTCGTGAGCCGCGAAGGCTTCGAGCAACTCGGGCGTGACGCGGGGGTCAACGGCTTCTTCGGCGTTAGCGGCGGACATCAGCAGGAGGACAACGAGAAAGGATCGGATCATGGCGACAGTTCCAAAGAAGAGAGAGGGGCGCCTGCAGCATAACCTCAAGCCGCCTAGGTTAACCACAGAGCCACAGAGTGACGCACAGAGGGGTCGTCGCTGTGCTTTCCTCCGCGTCCTCACTGGCTCAGTGGTTCATTTATTGGCTATTTGAGGCGTCGTAAGCCACGCGCCCGTCTACAATCGTGTAGCGCACCTGCGCCTGGTTAAGCGTCTCGGGCGCCACCGCAAACAAGTCGCGATCAACGACGACGAGGTCCGCCGCCATGCCGGGTTGGAGCATGCCGCGATGGTTCTCGGCGAACGCCGCGTAGGCCGACTCGGCCGTGTAGGCCCGCAGCGACTCTTCGACGGTAATCTTCTGCTCGGGGAACCAGCCGTCGGGGTTCTTGTCGTCGAGCGTCCGCCGCGTCACGGCGCCGTAGATGCCCTCGATCGGCGTTGCGGGCGCGACGTACCAGTCGCTGCCGAACGCCATCCGTGCGCCGGCGTCGAGCAGTGAACGGTAAGCGTGCGTCGTCTTGCTACGCTCCACGCCGATCAGCGGCTCGGTCCAACGGCCGTCGTCGATGCAGTGGTAGGGCTGCACGCTGGCGATGACGTCGAGCTCGGCGTAGCGGGGGATGTCCGCCGGCGCGATGTGCTGGGCGTGCTCGATGCGGAAGCGGCGGTCGCGCGGGCCGTTCGCCTTGGCGACGCGCTCGAACACGTCGAGTTGGGTGCGGATCGCGCGGTCGCCGATGGCGTGGACCGCCACTTGCAAACCCGCTGCGTCGGCGGCCTGCGTCCAGCGCTCGAGGGCCTCTTCGGTGTTGACCATCAGGCCACGGTCCGAAGGCTTGTCGTCGTAGGGATCGATGAACGCGGCGGTGTGCGAACCAAGTGAGCCATCGACAAAGCCCTTCAGCATGCCGACCGCCAGCCAGTCGTCTCCCTTGCCGTTCCTTTCGATCTCAAGGAGCAACTGTCTCCACTGATGCAGCGGCGTCGCCATGCGGATACGGACCTTGAGGCGCCCGTTCGCCTGCGCCGCGCGTAGGGCCGTCAGCTCTTCGAGCGAGCCCATCTGCACGACGGACGTCACGCCGCGGGCGAGCAGGTACTCGTTGGCCGCGTCGAGGTGTTTCATCAGGTCGGCCGCCGTGGGGCCCGGGGCTACCGCGGCGACGAGGCCCATCGCATTGTCGCGTAACAGGCCAGTGATCCGTCCCGATTCATCGCGGTCGATCGAGCCCCCTTCCGGCGCGACGGCGGAGTCGTCGACTTTCGCAATCCGTAACGCCGCGGAGTTCGCCAGCGCCATGTGACCATCGAGGCGGTTGATCCATACCGGGTTGTTGGGCGAGACGGCGTCGATCCAGTCGCGCGTCGGCGGCTCGCCGCCCCAGATCGTGTGGTCCCACTCGCCGCCGCGGACCCACTCGCCCGGCTTGAGTGTCTTGACGAAGTCGGCGATCCGCTGCGTGAACTCCTCGGGCGACTTGGCGCCACGGAGTTGCACGCCCGCCAAGTTGCGGCCGCCAACAAACAGGTGGAGGTGCGAGTCCCACCAACCGGGCGTGACGAGCCCGCCCGCGGCGTCGATGACGGTGGCGTCCTCGGGCGCCTTCGCCTCGACATCGGCACGGTCGCCGACGGCAACGATCTCGCCATCAACACAAAGCACCGCCTCGGCCCAAGGGCGCTCGGCGTCAGCGGTCCACACACGGCCACCGGTGATGAGCAGCGCCGACGGCGCGGCGGGCGCCTCGATAGCGCCAATCAGCGCTGTAGCAAAGCAGACAATCGCAAAGAGCTGGCGGAGCATCGTCGGTTCCTGGTGGTTGGAATCGGAACCGACTTTAGCATGGCGGAGATACAGTTTGTGCGCAGACGTTCCGCGTTGGTGCGCGAACCTACGGGTGAGCCGTTGTCAATGACTCGGCACGGGCGATCTCTCGCAGGTACTCGGGCGCGAAATCGGCGCCGCAAGCCCACTGGAGGGTGTGGTCGGTGAGCTCGAAGTGCTGGAAGACATTCTTGTCATTCAGCGGAACGAACACAGGTCCATCAAGAAGACCGGCTAAATCGACCGTGCCTGCGAACCCGTCGCTGAATGCGAGCCGGACTCGAAAGTCGCCCAGGTAGTCGGCTTCGATAACTCGTAGCATCGTGTTCACTCTTCTAGAAAATGTCTGTAGGAGGCGTCTCCGACGCCGATTACGGTATCCATTCCGAAACGGCATGGTGCGCGTAATCGGCGTCGGAGACGCCTCCTACAAGAATGATCGAGCAATGCTAACTGTCGTAACGCTCCAGAATCGGCGGCGGAGTGATTGCCCCCAGGCCTAGTGACCCCACGCCGTCCGCTTCGCCTGCGGCGATTCGTCGGCCGAGGTCCGTGACTTGCTTGTAGTAGCGGTCGGGGGTGAGGCCGCCGCTTACTTTGCGACGTAGTTGCTGGCAGAGGATGTCGGCGGCGTCGCGGACGATCGGGTCGCTTTGCTGATTCGCGTAGAGCGCGGTCACCAGCATCGTGATGAGGTTCTGCGTCCGCAGGCTGAGATCGGCCATCTTGCACTGCCGGTCGGCGAGCTTGAGCTGGAATTTCTGCATCGCCGCGTCGATCTCCAGCGCCATCCGCGGCAGCTGGTAACAGGCGTACTTGGCATGATGCTGAAGCGCGGGGGCCATCGTCGCCGGCAACTCCGCTGCGCCCTGCCCGCCGAGCTTTCGGCCCAGCAGCCAACGCACATACGGGCCGGCGACCTTCGACAACACCCAGGCGTGCCGCGGGTTCAGCGGGTTGGGCTTTTTGATGCCGGCGGCGGCCATCGCTTTGCCGACGGGCTCGAAGTAACGCTTGCCATGGTCTTTGACGAGCGACTTGAAGAACGCCATGCCGAGCATCTCGCCCTCGCCCTCGTAGATGCAGGGAGCGAGGTAGTCGTGCACGTTGTCGCCGAACGGGTGCCCGGCAAGGAACGACCGGCCGCCGTGCGTCTTCATGAACAGTTCGATCGCCGCGTGCTTCTGCGCCTCCGATCCAAAGATCTTGGCGATGATGCACTCCATCTCGCCGCGGTAGCCGAGGTCGAGCAGGTTCGCGCACCAGGTCACCAGCGCGTCGGCGCCGACGATGAGGCCCGCCATCTCGCCGAGGCGGCGCTCGACCAGCTCGCGGCGGACGATCGGCTCGCTGTACGTGACGCGGTACTCGGCCCAGGGCAGCATCGACTTGAGCATCAGCCGCATGGTGCCCGCCGCGTTCGCACACAGCGACACGCGGCCCAGGTTGAGGCCGTGGTACGCGATGGTGAGGCCGTCCCCTTTCGGCGGCGTCAGCAGGTTGCCGCGCGGAACGCGGAAGTCCTTGAAGAGGATGCCGCGGTTGTAGAGATGCCGCAGCGCGAAGATCTCGTACTTCTTGAGTTGGAAGTGCTCGTTCTCTTCGTCGGGCAGATCGACGATGATCACCGCTGGCTTGCCATCCACCAGGCACACGAGGCCAATCGTGCGCCCCGGCCGGACGTTCGAGATGAAGAGCTTCTCGCCGTTGATGACGTAGTCGTCGCCATCGAGCACCGCGGTGGTCTTCAGCGCCGTGAGATCGCTGCCGGCGCCGGGCTCCGTCAGCGCGAACGCGCTGAGGCGTTCTCCCGAGGCGAGTCTTGGCAGCCACAGGCGTTTCTGCTCTTCGGTCCCGAACGTCTTCACCGGATCGACCGCGCCGATACAGCCGTGGATCGAGGCGAGGCCGGCGATGGTGCCGTCGAGCGTCGCCATCTGCGTCAAGAACCGCGCGACGGCGGTGAACTCGGCGCCGAAGCCGCCGTACTCATTATCGACGAGCAGGCCCCAGTAGCCCGCTTGGCCCAACTCATCAAGCACCTCTTCACGGACACGCTCATCTTCGTTGTAGAGGGTGCCGGCGTCTTTGTGACGGCGCACAACATCGAGCGACGCCTGCATGATGTGCTCGACCTCCTCGGGAACCCCCGCGGGCGTGCCGACGAACTCCGCCGCCGGGACCCGGCGTTCCCACACGGCCCGGTGGGCGGGGCTGTTGACGGTCTGGTAACGGGGCGCGAACAGCGACTCGACCTGGTCGTCCGCCTTGTCGATCGCCCCGGTGCGCCGGGCCTCGTCGTCGCTCTTGCCGCCGAGTTTGAGGGCGGTCTCGGCGAAGGAGGCTTCGTCGGCGTGGGGGTCGTTGACGGGGGGCGTCTGGGTAGGGCTTGCCATGTCGCCTCCTCGCTGCCGGTGGTGAGAGAATCTGGGGCCACTTAATTGTACGCCACTGTAGGGGGGGCTGTTCGGTGGGGCGACCCTTCTCAGCGGCACGAAGTCGCCCGATAAAGGGGGCTGCGCTGTACCGCGTCGGCACGACGTGACCCGCGTGCTCCCTAGTCCCTGTCCCCCGGTCCCTCGCCCCTCCCCATGCACGACCCCCGCATCGACAAGCTCGCCGAAGTCCTGCTCGACCACAGCTGCGAGCTGCAGGCGGGTGAGACCATCCTCATCGAAGCGATCGACCTTCCGGAGCCGCAGCTCGTCGTGGCCCTCGTGAACGGGGCCGCGAAGCGCGGGGCGATCCCGCTCGTGGAGATGAAGAACCAGCAGGTGCAGCGGGCGCTGTACGCCAACGCCACCGAGCTGTCGATGAAGCTCGCCGGTGGGCTGGAGCGCCACCGCATGGAAAAGGTGCAGGCTTATATTGGCGTCCGTGGCGCCGCCAACGGCAGCGAGCTGCGTGGCATCGCCCCCGAGCGGATGGACCTCTACCAAGAGCACTGGCTACGCCACGTCAACGACTACCGCGTGCCGAAAACCAAGTGGGTCGTGCTGCGGTACCCGACCGACTCGTTCGCCCAAGCCGCCGACACGCCGACCGAAGAGTTCGCCAACTTCTTCTTCGAGGTGTGCACGGCAGACTACGCCGCGATGCGTGAGGCGCAGAAGCCGCTTGTTGAACGGATGCAGAAGGCGGACCATGTCCGCATCACGGCGCCGGGGACCGAGCTGGAGTTCTCGATCAAAGACATCCCCGTCATCCCGTGCAGCGGCGAGCGCAACATCCCCGACGGCGAGGTCTTCACCGCCCCGGTCCGCGACAGCATCAACGGCACGATCCGCTTCAACACGGGGAGCCGTTACCAGGGGACCGTGTTCAGCGACATCGCGTTCCTGTTCAAGGACGGCAAGATCGTCGACGCAACCGCGAACAACGCCGACCGCATCAACCAGCTGCTCGACTCGGACGAGGGCGCCCGTTATTGCGGCGAGTGGTCGCTCGGGACCAACAACCACGTGCGGCACCCGATGCTCGACACGCTGTTCGACGAGAAGATCGGCGGCTCGTTCCACCTCACGCCGGGCAACGCGTACGAAGACGCCGACAACGGCAACCGCAGCCGCATCCACTGGGACCTCGTCCTGATCCAACGCGCCGATTACGGCGGCGGCGAGATTTATTTCGACGGCGAGCTGCTGCGGAAGGACGGCTTCTTTGTGCCCGACGATCTGCAGGGATTGAACAAGGGGCTGTAATCCCCCAAATGAAAAGGCGAGCCGGTAGCGTTAGCGACCGGAGTGAGGCGGGCACCAGCTTCAACTCCGGGCGCTGACGCTTCCGGCTCGCAAAAAAAAGCTGTGGGAGGGGTCTCCAGACCCCGATTACGCGCACCACGCCGATTCGGTATGGACACCGTAATCGGGGTCTGGAGACCCCTCCCACAAAAATGTGATCGAACCGGGGGCTAAGGCCCCGCGGCTAATTGATTGTAGCGTTAACTTTTTTCCTTCATCAGCGGAAATCGCCTCCTCGGCTTGGCGGGGTGTTGTCGGCCTTCTTCCCCGACTCTTCGATCAGCGCCTCCAGCACCTTCGGGTTGATCAGGTCTTCCAACTTGATTTTGCCGTTGTGCATCAACCGGGCCACGACGCCTAATTGCTTGCCGAGGGTCTCGGGGTTGAGCTCGCCGGCGACGTTGACGAAGGCCATCTCGCCGGGGCCGGCGGCGATGACCACCAAACCGGCGATCGAGTCGCCGTTGGACAACATCATCACTTTGACCCGTTCCGTGTCGTCGCCGACCGCGCGAACGACCGTGGTCCAACCGAGCTCTTGAAGCTTCTCGGCCTCGGAATCGGCGGCAGTGGCGAGCGCGCCAGCGGCCACCCCCTCGTAAACCTCGACTCGCACCAGCGACAGCTGGCCGATGATCTCACGGATCCCTGGGGTCTCGGTTGCTCCCTCCGCCGCCGAAGTGAAGAACCTCATCAGCGCCTGGTTGAGGTGAACCTCCACCTTGGGTTCGACGCCGAGTTGTTCGCTCCAGTCGATCACGGCTTCGCCGGGATGTTCGCGGGGGTCCTCAGCGCCAGCGAAGGGGGTAAGCGTCAGCGACAAGGCGATCGCTACGCTTGTCATCATTCGTGAACGGATCATACGGAGAGCTCCTTATTAACGATTTGGACGGCGTCTGATTTACCACAGAGTCACAGAGAGCACTGAGGACGCACCTAGAAAGAAGATCGCCTCGGTGCTTTCCTCCGTGCCCTCCGTGTCTCCGTGGTTCAACTAAATGCGGGAGGCGTCTCCAGACGCCGATTACGGTCTCTTGGCCGAAATGGCGTGGTGCGCGTCATCGGGGTCTGGAGACCCCTCCTACAGAGAAGTGAAAGCATCAGGTCGCATCGGTTTCATCAGCTACGGGCGCCAGCAAACTCGCCGCCGCGGCGCCCCAGCGCCCTAGCGGGCTGTCCTGCACCGCGGTGACGACGGTCCGCGTTGGTTTCGCGACACCCTGCACAAAAGCCTCGCGACTTACCTCCGCGGCTCGTTGCTGCAAGGTGGCTTGCAGGTCGGCGAGCGTTGTTTCGATCTGCTGGCGACGCAGCTCGGCCTGCCTCCGTTCGACAACGCCGCGGATCGTCCCCACGCCGGCGGCCACCAACACACACGCGGCCAAGCCGATCGCCCAACTCGGCGCTCTTCGTCGAGATGTCGATCGTGACGCGACTGGGGACTTCAACGTCTCGCTACGAACGGCTTCCAGCACGCGCTCGGGGCAACGCAGCACGGGAAGCGCGCCGAGCGACGCCTTCACGCCGTGGAGTCCTTCCGCTACCGCTTGGCAAGCGTCGCAATGCGGCAAGTGCCGTTCGACGCGTGCCTCTTCAAATGCCGACAGCTCGCCATCGACGTACGCGTCGAGGCGCTGATCGATCCAGCCGCAGTCGCGGTCGTGGTGCACGTTCGATGATTGGAAGTGGTTCATTGGGTATTCGGGTATTCTCAATCCGCGCGGCAGAGGTCTTCCGCCGCTGCGCGGTTGGCGACGATCTCCGCCAGCAGGCGCCGGCCGCGGTGCAGCGTGACGCGGACGTTCGCCAGCGTCATCTCCATCGCCTCGGCGATCTCCAAGTAGGACAGGCTTTGCACCTCACGCAGCACGACAACGCTGCGGTAAGGTTCTTTCAGCTGCAACAAGAGCTGCTGCATCTCTTGCGTCTTCTCGGACGCCTCGAGCGAGGCGTCCGGCGTCAACTCACCACAGGGCGTCTCGTCGAGGGCCGCGTCGCACGCCTCGCCGCCGACAACCTCACGCCGCCGGCGGCGGCGCCGCAGCAGGTCGCGGCAGGCGTTGGTCGTGACCCGCACCAGCCAGCCCTCGACCTTGTCGGGGTCGATGCGGTCCTGGTGTTTCCAGCAGCGCAGCAGAACCTCTTGCGTGACGTCCTCGGCGTCTTGCCGGGATCCAAGCGTGTAGCAGGCCAGCGTAAAGACGCGGTCGGCGTGCTGGTCGATGACGCGCTCGATGGTCGGGAAGGTCGCCATGCTGCACCAAGGACGCCCGCGGGCCCCGCCGAGTTACAGGCCGGGGGAATCTAACGGCTAGATCCTAACGGACCGCCGGGTCCGCCGGGGAATGACCAATGACCAATCCCCAATGACCAATGAAGGAAGGGGCCATTGTTTAGGGGCTGAGGAGAATTTTGTGCGGCAGCACGCCGTTGGTCATTGGGGCTTGGTCATTGGTCATTTGCTTTCACGGTGAACACAGCCATCCCGCAGGATCTCGACTTTCCAGAAAATCCCTCAAACCGGCCTTGATGGGATTCGGCGGGGCCCCTAATTTCCCCGCCACACGGCTGAGGGCGGTCGGAAACGCCAGCCCGCGGCTGTGCCCGGAACCTAAAAGCGAACACGAAAGCCACGTGGAGGGCCCGCCCTACAAAGGCGGGACCCGCGTCAGCGCCGGACAAGGCACGGAAGCCTGCCGCCGCTCGCGTCCACTCCCTTGACGCAGTGTCAGTCGAAGCGATTCTCCCCCCTTCGCCCGACCGGCCAACGCGTCCAATCGCTCCCGGAAAAGTTGCCCGTCCTTTGCCCCCCTGGGACGTGTGCTTTTCTGGGAGCTTTTTTTATGCGCTGACGGCGAGCCGGCCACGTTAGTGGTTGGTGTTTTTTGCCGCTTCACACCGACCACTGCCGTGGCCGGCTCGCCTCACTCTTCTTGCTAGCACGCTTCCGCGTCGGCGTTGTTGGAACGGAGCGCTCCCTCTACACTCCGACGCCCGCTCCCCTGCGGGGCCCTCCCTCTATCCGTCCCACCCCGGCGCCGTCACGGACGACGAAGCCATGAACGCAGTCCTGCGTACCCCTGCGAGCGAAGCCAATTCGCTCCCCAAACCCCAACGCATCGCCGCGGCGCGCGAGGTGATGCGTCTCGAGGCGATTGCCCTCTGGAAACTCTCGCAGCAACTCGGCGACGAGTTCGCCACCGCGATCGAGCTGCTCGAGTCGTGCCAGGGCTCGGTGATCGTCACCGGCATGGGCAAGGCCGGCCTCATCGGCCAGAAGATCGCTGCGACGCTCGCCTCCACCGGACAGCCCAGCCATTTCCTGCATCCCGCCGAAGCGTTTCATGGCGACCTCGGACGCATCAGCCGCGGCGATGTCGTGCTGATGCTGACCCAGTCGGGCGAGACGGGCGAAGTCATCCAACTCTTGCCGAGCCTGCGCGAGTTCGGCACGCCGATCCTGGCGATCACGGCCAGCACGCAGAGCACCGTCGGCCGCGCGGCGAAGGTCGTGCTGCCGCTGGGTCAGCTCGACGAGGCCTGCTCGCTCGGCCTCGCGCCCTCGACCAGCACCACCGCGATGCTCGCCGTCGGCGACGCGCTGGCGCTGGTGCTCAGCTCGATCCGCGGCTTCCGCGCCGAAGACTTCGCCCGCTTCCACCCGGGCGGCGCGCTCGGTCGCAAGCTCGCGCTGGTGGAAGACGAGATGCGGCCGCTGGCGCAGTGCCGCGTCGCGAAGGCGACACAAACGGTGCGTGAGATCCTGGTCGCCACCGGCAAGCCGGGCCGACGCACCGGCGCGGTGATGCTGGTCGACGACGACGGCTTGCTCGAAGGCCTGTTCACCGACAGCGACCTCGCGCGACTGCTCGAACAGTGCGACCTGCAAGCGCTCGACCACCCGGTCAGCGAGTACATGGTCCGCAAGCCGACAACCATTCACGCCGGCGCGCGGATGAGCGAAGCGGTGACGGTGCTCGCCAACCGCAAGTTCAGCGAACTGCCGGTCGTCGATGAAGCCGGCAAGGCGGTCGGCCTCGTCGACGTGACCGACGTGGTCGCCCGCGAAGTCGGCGACATCGAGACGCCCGTGCCGAAACGGCCGGCGAAACCCGCGGTGCGGATTTTCCCGGGCGAAGATGTCTTCGCGGCGGGGTGATTCGATGGTGATTGAACCTTCACATCGCCCCAAGTTTCACTTAGCCCCCCGTCAATGACGGGGGGCTAAATGCGTACTCAAGCTTTCCCTCATCCCCTTACCCCCTCAGCCCCTAACCCCTCCTCAATGATCCGCCTCCTCCTTACTGACGTTGATGGCGTGCTGACCGATGGCGGCATGACGTTCGACGAGGAGGGCCGCGAGCTGAAGACCTTCAACGTCCGCGACGGGCTGGGCGTGAAGCTGTTCCAGCGGGCAGGCGGCCTGGTGGGGATCGTCACCGGTCGTTCATCGCAAGTCGTCGCCTACCGCGCAAACGATTTGGGGATTGCGATCATCCACCAAGGCGTGAAAGAAAAACTCCCGATCGTCGAGCAGATCGCCTCCGCGGAGGGCGTCTCGCTCGAAGAAATGGCGTTCATCGGCGACGACTTACCTGATCTAACGGCGATCAAGGCCGTGGGATTCGGCGTCGCCGTCGCCGACGCCGCCGACGAGCTGCTCGCCGCCGCCGACTACGTGACGCATAAGCCCGGCGGCCGTGGGGCGTTCCGAGAAGTGGTCGAGAAGCTACTGAAGGAGTCGGGGCGCTGGGAGGAAGCGACGGGGCCACTGCACGGGTGAAGGGGATTCACCGCGGAGGACCCGGAGTTCGTAAACCAAGAGTAAGCGATGATTCGGCTTCTACTTGTCGCGGTGATGGTTGTTCCGGGGTCGGTTGCTTACGCCCATGAAGGGATGAAGTGCAAGTGCCGCCAAGCAGACGAGTCCCTCTCGTTTCGTGAAGAAGTGCTCAGCAATCTTTACCCACTCACCCGTGAAGTCATTGAACCGATGCTCCTAACGGATGAGTGGGGGAACGGACTTCAAAACAGCTACCGAGTCATGCCTGGAAAAGGACTTCGGGTCACTTTTCCACCAATGGCGCCCCAACCCATAAAATCCGACTTTAAGATGCCGCGGCTTGAAACGCCGTCGCCTAGCGAGAACCAGCCGCTGCCGAACCATCTCGCGGTCTCTTAAGCATCTCCGCGTCCTCCGCGCACTCCGCGGTAAATCCCTTGAAGCGATTCGTCAACGCCGCCGTCGCCCTGGCCGCCACACTCGTGGCGTACCAGCTCTACGTGCTGGCTGTTGTGCCAATTGTCGAGCCGGGGGTCGCGTTGCGCGCCTTTGACCCGGCAAGCGATCCGGAGTGGGACGTCGGCGGCGGCGCGGTGAAGCGGTATCAGAAGCTCCTCGCTAGCTACCTGCCGACCGAACACTGGGCGTTGCGTGGCACGCCGCAGGTGTACGAGTACGGCCCGCTGGTGCTCGTGCTGGAAGACTTCAAGCCGATCAGCGGCGGGCGGATCGAGATTAGCCGCAGCGTGCTCGTGGCGTTCCCGACGCCGTACGTGCATAACCAGCCGCCGCCGCGGGACGCGATCATTGCCGAGGCGCCGAACCCTTCGCGCATCCAGTTCGACAGCCCCGACGGCCTCAGCTTCACCAGCACGCAGATCGGCCGCCCCGTCGCCGGCGAGTTCACCGGCGAGGTGCTGATCCACAGCGACATGCAGGAAGCGGGCCCGGCGGACGACCTGCGGATCGTCACCCGCGACGTGCGGTTCAACCAAGCGATGATCACCACCAACGCCGCCGTGGACTTGCGGATCGGTCCGCACCGCGCGCGGGGCAAGGTGCTCGAGGTCCGCCTGCTGACCGAACCCCACGCCGGCGCGAGCGGCTCGTCGATGCCGATCACCGGCGTCGATACGCTCGAGATCCGTGAGCAGGTTCAGGCGCTGATCAGCACGGGCAAGCTCGACACGAATGTCGGCATGCCGAGGGGCGCCGCGCAGGACGAGGCCGCGTCCTCCGGGCCGCTCGAGCTGACGTCGCAGGGGCCTTTCCGCTTCGACTTCACCCGCTTCATCGCCTCGCTGCAGGACGACGTCCGCGCGACGCTGCGCAACCCCGGCGCCGAGCCCGACCAGTTGTACTGCCGCGAGCTGCGGCTGCACTTCGGCGACGCCGATGGCGGCGCCGCGGAGATCGACCCGGCCGACGAACCAGAGATCGCCCGTCGCCAGGGCAAGCTCCTCTCGGGCATGACGCCGCGACTCGTGGAAGCCGTCGGCGCGCCGGTGCGGTTCGACTCGCCGAGTCGGCAGGCGTCGGTGCGCGGCCGGCGGCTGCGGGGCTGGATCGCCGATCGCCGCTTGCGGATCGAAGGCTCGCCCGCGCTGCTGGCGCACGGCCTGAGCGAAGCGTCGGCGCCGGTGCTGGAGTACACGTCGCCACCGGCGGACTCGCCACAAGTGGTGGGCGACCTGCTCGCCGCGGGACCGGGCTGGCTGAAGCTGACGCCCTCGCCCGACGAGCCCGAGCGCAACTTCCAAGCGCGATGGAACGAGGTCCCCAAGGGCGAGCCCGCGGTCGTGCTGCGACGCGACAACCGCGGTCAGCCGATGCTGACGATGCTCGG from Botrimarina mediterranea encodes:
- a CDS encoding anti-sigma factor family protein — encoded protein: MNHFQSSNVHHDRDCGWIDQRLDAYVDGELSAFEEARVERHLPHCDACQAVAEGLHGVKASLGALPVLRCPERVLEAVRSETLKSPVASRSTSRRRAPSWAIGLAACVLVAAGVGTIRGVVERRQAELRRQQIETTLADLQATLQQRAAEVSREAFVQGVAKPTRTVVTAVQDSPLGRWGAAAASLLAPVADETDAT
- a CDS encoding KdsC family phosphatase translates to MIRLLLTDVDGVLTDGGMTFDEEGRELKTFNVRDGLGVKLFQRAGGLVGIVTGRSSQVVAYRANDLGIAIIHQGVKEKLPIVEQIASAEGVSLEEMAFIGDDLPDLTAIKAVGFGVAVADAADELLAAADYVTHKPGGRGAFREVVEKLLKESGRWEEATGPLHG
- a CDS encoding RNA polymerase sigma factor — protein: MATFPTIERVIDQHADRVFTLACYTLGSRQDAEDVTQEVLLRCWKHQDRIDPDKVEGWLVRVTTNACRDLLRRRRRRREVVGGEACDAALDETPCGELTPDASLEASEKTQEMQQLLLQLKEPYRSVVVLREVQSLSYLEIAEAMEMTLANVRVTLHRGRRLLAEIVANRAAAEDLCRAD
- a CDS encoding KpsF/GutQ family sugar-phosphate isomerase is translated as MNAVLRTPASEANSLPKPQRIAAAREVMRLEAIALWKLSQQLGDEFATAIELLESCQGSVIVTGMGKAGLIGQKIAATLASTGQPSHFLHPAEAFHGDLGRISRGDVVLMLTQSGETGEVIQLLPSLREFGTPILAITASTQSTVGRAAKVVLPLGQLDEACSLGLAPSTSTTAMLAVGDALALVLSSIRGFRAEDFARFHPGGALGRKLALVEDEMRPLAQCRVAKATQTVREILVATGKPGRRTGAVMLVDDDGLLEGLFTDSDLARLLEQCDLQALDHPVSEYMVRKPTTIHAGARMSEAVTVLANRKFSELPVVDEAGKAVGLVDVTDVVAREVGDIETPVPKRPAKPAVRIFPGEDVFAAG